One Actinomadura viridis genomic region harbors:
- the ehuB gene encoding ectoine/hydroxyectoine ABC transporter substrate-binding protein EhuB, with translation MTSSRRHFLRTATMLAGAVPLAAAGCSTTNPEQERQGGGTLARAKQEGKIRVGFANEAPYGYTDKTGKLTGEAPELARAIFKELGIANVEGVQVDFGGLIGGLNAKRFDVIAAGMFITPERCGAVAFSDPEYVAKSAFMVPKGNPKKILKFEDVARTKANLGVLTGAVEAGYAEKLGVPKDKIKTFADQPSAYEGLKAGRIDAIALTRISLADLLSKHRGEPFEVTEAFTPVIDGKEQLGAGAFAFRKADADLLKAFNDKLAEFKSGNKLLPILQPFGFTQAEMPGPDDTAAKFCKG, from the coding sequence ATGACTTCCTCACGACGGCACTTCCTGCGGACCGCGACCATGCTCGCGGGGGCGGTCCCGCTGGCCGCCGCGGGCTGCAGCACCACCAATCCGGAGCAGGAACGGCAGGGCGGCGGCACCCTGGCCAGGGCCAAACAGGAGGGGAAGATCCGGGTCGGCTTCGCCAACGAGGCCCCCTACGGCTACACCGACAAGACCGGCAAGCTCACCGGTGAGGCGCCGGAACTGGCGCGGGCGATCTTCAAGGAGCTGGGCATCGCCAACGTCGAGGGGGTCCAGGTCGACTTCGGCGGGCTGATCGGCGGGCTGAACGCCAAGCGGTTCGACGTGATCGCGGCCGGCATGTTCATCACCCCGGAGCGGTGCGGCGCGGTCGCCTTCTCCGATCCCGAGTACGTCGCCAAGAGCGCGTTCATGGTGCCCAAGGGCAACCCCAAGAAGATCCTCAAGTTCGAGGACGTCGCGCGGACGAAGGCCAACCTCGGCGTGCTCACCGGGGCGGTGGAGGCCGGATACGCCGAGAAGCTCGGCGTGCCCAAGGACAAGATCAAGACGTTCGCCGACCAGCCCAGCGCCTACGAGGGGCTGAAGGCCGGGCGGATCGACGCCATCGCCCTCACCCGCATCTCGCTGGCCGACCTGCTGTCCAAGCACCGGGGCGAGCCGTTCGAGGTGACCGAGGCGTTCACCCCGGTGATCGACGGCAAGGAGCAGCTGGGCGCGGGCGCGTTCGCCTTCCGCAAGGCCGACGCCGACCTGCTCAAGGCGTTCAACGACAAGCTCGCCGAGTTCAAGTCCGGCAACAAGCTGCTGCCGATCCTGCAGCCGTTCGGTTTCACCCAGGCCGAGATGCCCGGGCCCGACGACACCGCCGCCAAGTTCTGCAAGGGCTGA
- the thpD gene encoding ectoine hydroxylase: MSIIEIHPTIDDPYPTRKCEEAALLYRQDPVVYGAPGDGPIDATTLDSFDANGFLTVDELLRPEEVEDYRAELRRLSSDPEILSDERTVTEHGSDEVRSIFEVHKISEVFAELVRDPRVVGRARQILGSDVYVHQSRVNYKPGFTGKDFYWHSDFETWHAEDGMPRMRAVSISIALTENFVHNGALMIMPGSHKTFVSCVGETPDDHYKASLKNQEIGTPDPNSLSILADKHGIELFTGPAGSATMFDCNCMHGSNGNITPFPRSNVFIVFNSVENTCVEPFSATSPRPAFIGARDFTPVG; this comes from the coding sequence ATGAGCATCATCGAGATCCATCCGACCATCGACGACCCCTACCCCACGCGCAAGTGCGAGGAGGCGGCCCTCCTTTACCGGCAGGACCCGGTCGTATACGGCGCCCCCGGCGACGGCCCCATCGACGCCACGACGCTCGACTCGTTCGACGCGAACGGGTTCCTGACGGTGGACGAGCTGCTGCGCCCCGAGGAGGTGGAGGACTACCGGGCCGAGCTGCGCCGGCTGTCCTCCGACCCGGAGATCCTGAGCGACGAGCGCACGGTGACCGAGCACGGCTCCGACGAGGTGCGCTCGATCTTCGAGGTCCACAAGATCAGTGAGGTGTTCGCCGAGCTCGTCCGCGACCCCCGCGTGGTGGGCCGGGCCAGGCAGATCCTGGGCTCGGATGTTTACGTCCACCAGAGCCGGGTGAACTACAAGCCAGGATTCACCGGCAAGGACTTCTACTGGCACTCCGACTTCGAGACCTGGCACGCCGAGGACGGCATGCCCCGCATGCGTGCGGTGAGCATCTCCATAGCGCTCACCGAGAACTTCGTGCACAATGGCGCACTCATGATCATGCCAGGCTCCCACAAGACGTTCGTGTCGTGCGTCGGCGAGACGCCCGACGATCACTACAAGGCTTCGTTGAAGAACCAGGAGATCGGCACCCCCGATCCCAACAGCCTCTCGATCCTGGCCGACAAGCACGGGATCGAGCTGTTCACCGGGCCGGCCGGCTCGGCGACGATGTTCGACTGCAACTGCATGCACGGCTCGAATGGGAACATCACCCCGTTCCCGAGGTCGAACGTCTTCATCGTCTTCAACAGCGTCGAGAACACCTGCGTCGAGCCGTTCTCCGCGACCTCCCCGCGGCCGGCCTTCATCGGCGCCCGCGACTTCACGCCGGTCGGCTGA
- a CDS encoding ectoine synthase, whose amino-acid sequence MIVRSLKDIIGTERDVQAPTWCSRRFVLAGDKVGFSLHDTVLYAGTSTKMWYANHIEAVYCIEGEGELVNEETGEKHRIEPGVMYLLDGHEHHTLHAHTDVRTVCVFNPPVTGREVHDENGVYPLITEEDA is encoded by the coding sequence GTGATCGTCCGATCCCTCAAGGACATTATCGGGACCGAACGCGACGTCCAGGCACCCACCTGGTGCAGCCGCCGTTTCGTGCTGGCCGGCGACAAGGTGGGGTTCTCGCTGCACGACACCGTTCTGTACGCGGGCACCTCGACCAAGATGTGGTACGCGAATCACATCGAGGCGGTCTACTGCATCGAGGGCGAAGGCGAACTCGTCAACGAGGAGACCGGCGAGAAGCACCGCATCGAACCGGGCGTGATGTACCTGCTCGACGGACACGAGCATCACACCTTGCACGCCCACACCGACGTGCGTACCGTCTGCGTCTTCAATCCGCCCGTCACCGGCCGGGAGGTCCATGACGAGAACGGTGTCTACCCCCTGATCACCGAGGAGGACGCATGA
- the ectB gene encoding diaminobutyrate--2-oxoglutarate transaminase, which translates to MDVFTHLESEVRGYCRSWPTVFSTARGSHMTDENGKTYLDFFAGAGTLNYGHNNPQLKRRLIDYLAGDAVVHGLDMYTVAKREFLERFNEVVLAPRGLDYKVQFPGPAGNHSVEAALKLARKYTGRESVISFTNAFHGMTLGALAVTGNSMKRDGAGVPLGHGVSMPYDNYLDGRTPDFLLLETMLDDSGSGLDVPAAVIVETVQGEGGINVATAEWLRGLSDLCKRHDILLIVDDVQMGCGRTGAFFSFEDAGITPDIVCLSKSLSGYGLPFAITLMRRELDVWEPGEHNGTFRGFNPAFVTATAALEDYWTGEGLEKETLAKGEQVERALNEIALEHAGAVEGVRGRGLAWGLVMRDPETAPRVCAEAFGRGLLMETSGPEGEVVKLLPPLTTTERELDQGLEIIAESVRAVRTTVAV; encoded by the coding sequence ATGGATGTCTTCACTCACCTGGAATCTGAAGTCCGCGGTTACTGCAGGAGCTGGCCCACCGTGTTCAGCACGGCGCGCGGCAGCCACATGACCGATGAGAACGGCAAGACCTACCTCGACTTCTTCGCCGGCGCGGGAACGCTGAACTACGGGCACAACAACCCGCAGCTGAAACGGCGGCTGATCGACTATCTGGCCGGCGACGCGGTGGTCCACGGGCTCGACATGTACACGGTCGCCAAGCGCGAATTTCTGGAGCGTTTCAACGAGGTGGTGCTGGCTCCGCGGGGGCTCGACTACAAGGTCCAGTTCCCCGGCCCGGCCGGAAACCATTCGGTGGAGGCGGCGCTCAAGCTGGCCCGTAAATACACCGGGCGGGAGAGCGTCATCAGCTTCACCAACGCCTTCCACGGCATGACGCTGGGCGCCCTGGCGGTGACCGGCAACTCGATGAAGCGCGACGGCGCCGGGGTCCCGCTGGGGCATGGCGTCTCGATGCCCTACGACAACTACCTCGACGGCCGTACGCCCGACTTCCTGCTGCTGGAGACGATGCTGGACGACAGCGGCAGCGGCCTGGACGTCCCCGCCGCCGTCATCGTGGAGACCGTCCAGGGCGAGGGCGGCATCAACGTGGCCACCGCCGAGTGGCTGCGCGGCCTGTCGGACCTGTGCAAGCGGCACGACATCCTGCTGATCGTCGACGACGTGCAGATGGGCTGCGGCCGGACCGGGGCCTTCTTCAGCTTCGAGGACGCCGGGATCACCCCCGACATCGTCTGCCTGTCCAAGTCGCTGAGCGGGTACGGGCTGCCGTTCGCGATCACCCTGATGCGGCGGGAACTGGACGTGTGGGAGCCCGGCGAGCACAACGGCACCTTCCGCGGCTTCAACCCGGCGTTCGTCACCGCCACCGCCGCGCTGGAGGACTACTGGACCGGCGAGGGCCTGGAGAAGGAGACCCTGGCCAAGGGCGAGCAGGTGGAGCGGGCGCTGAACGAGATCGCGCTCGAGCACGCCGGCGCCGTCGAGGGCGTCCGGGGCCGCGGGCTGGCCTGGGGCCTGGTCATGCGGGACCCGGAGACCGCGCCCCGGGTCTGCGCCGAGGCGTTCGGCCGCGGGCTGCTGATGGAGACCTCCGGCCCCGAGGGCGAGGTCGTCAAGCTGCTGCCGCCGCTCACCACCACCGAGCGCGAGCTGGACCAGGGCCTGGAGATCATCGCCGAGTCGGTCCGCGCGGTCCGCACCACCGTCGCGGTCTGA
- the ectA gene encoding diaminobutyrate acetyltransferase — translation MAAQSRQSPIDPTGPDPAITVDEPRLEDGPELWRLARDSRVLDVNSPYSYVLWCRDFAGTSVVARAGGAPCGFITGFQRPARPDTLFVWQVAVDHSFRGQGLARRMLDALGDRMAARGHRYVEATVTPGNTASTRMFESFARGRGCDLTRSPLFGAEHFPEGHDPEVLFRIGPLSPSATSTPPSAPTSTASSAAPAGEPVR, via the coding sequence ATGGCAGCGCAATCCCGGCAATCGCCCATTGACCCGACCGGACCGGACCCGGCCATCACAGTGGATGAGCCACGGCTCGAAGACGGACCTGAGTTGTGGCGGCTCGCGCGGGACTCGCGGGTTCTGGATGTCAATTCGCCCTACAGCTACGTGCTGTGGTGCCGCGATTTCGCCGGCACCTCCGTGGTCGCCAGGGCCGGCGGGGCGCCGTGCGGTTTCATCACCGGCTTCCAGCGCCCCGCACGGCCCGACACCCTCTTCGTGTGGCAGGTCGCCGTCGACCACTCCTTCCGTGGCCAGGGCCTGGCCCGCCGCATGCTCGATGCCCTCGGCGACCGGATGGCCGCCCGCGGTCATCGCTACGTCGAGGCCACGGTGACCCCTGGCAACACCGCCTCCACGAGGATGTTCGAGTCTTTCGCCCGTGGCCGCGGCTGCGACCTGACCCGCAGCCCGCTGTTCGGCGCCGAGCACTTCCCCGAGGGCCACGACCCCGAGGTCCTCTTCCGCATCGGCCCGCTGAGCCCGTCCGCGACCTCCACTCCACCCTCCGCGCCCACCTCCACAGCGTCATCGGCGGCACCGGCCGGCGAGCCCGTGCGCTAG
- the pip gene encoding prolyl aminopeptidase: protein MELRTLYPPIEPYDSGLLEVGDGNQIYWEVCGNPEGKPAVMVHGGPGGGCTADHRRQFDPEAYRIVLFDQRNCGRSLPHAADPGVSLEANTTWHLVADMERLREHLGVDRWLVFGGSWGSALSLAYAQTHPDRVSELVVRGIFMLRPFELYWFYQEGASLLFPDLWEDYLAPIPEDEREDLLGAYAERLGSPDREVRVAAARAWSQWEGRTLTLRPDPDLADHFGEPDYAVAFARIENHYFVNEGFFEEEQLLRDVDRIRHIPAVIVQGRYDVCTPAATAWDLHRAWPEAEFHIVDDAGHAYSEPGILHRLIEATDRFAGR, encoded by the coding sequence GAACTTCGCACCCTGTATCCGCCGATCGAGCCGTACGACTCCGGGCTGCTGGAGGTCGGCGACGGCAACCAGATCTACTGGGAGGTCTGCGGCAATCCCGAGGGCAAGCCGGCGGTGATGGTGCACGGTGGTCCGGGCGGGGGCTGCACGGCCGACCATCGCCGCCAGTTCGACCCCGAGGCATACCGGATCGTGCTGTTCGACCAGCGCAACTGCGGCCGGAGCCTGCCGCACGCCGCCGATCCCGGGGTCTCGCTGGAGGCCAACACCACCTGGCACCTGGTGGCCGACATGGAGCGGCTGCGCGAGCACCTGGGCGTCGACCGCTGGCTGGTCTTCGGCGGTTCCTGGGGCAGCGCCCTGTCGCTGGCGTACGCGCAGACCCATCCGGACCGGGTGTCGGAGCTGGTGGTGCGCGGCATCTTCATGCTGCGGCCGTTCGAGCTGTACTGGTTCTACCAGGAGGGCGCCTCGCTGCTGTTCCCCGATCTCTGGGAGGACTACCTCGCGCCGATCCCCGAGGACGAGCGGGAGGACCTGCTCGGCGCCTACGCGGAGCGGCTGGGGTCGCCCGACCGGGAGGTCCGGGTCGCCGCGGCCCGGGCGTGGTCGCAGTGGGAGGGCCGGACGCTGACGCTGCGCCCGGACCCGGACCTGGCCGATCACTTCGGCGAGCCCGACTACGCTGTCGCCTTCGCCCGCATCGAGAACCACTACTTCGTCAACGAGGGCTTCTTCGAGGAGGAGCAGCTGCTGCGGGACGTGGACCGGATCCGGCACATCCCGGCGGTGATCGTCCAGGGGCGGTACGACGTGTGCACGCCCGCGGCCACGGCCTGGGACCTGCACCGGGCCTGGCCCGAGGCCGAGTTCCACATCGTCGACGACGCCGGCCACGCCTACAGCGAGCCGGGCATCCTGCACCGTCTCATCGAGGCGACCGACCGGTTCGCCGGGCGGTGA